TAAAGGACAAAGTTTTACGGAATAGAGGGaaaatatttgtttaattaaaCCTCACAAGTTAATGCTTTCACAACAACTTAAATATATTGCTATTAACAAACTAATATCAACTTTAATTTTACGTTGAATGGATAAAGAGATAACACCATTTTCCCTTTTTGCTGGAAAACAACTCTTTAATTTGCATCAAACTTGTTTTATATTTAGGGTTTATCAATTTATTATAAATTCTTTCTTACGGCTTATTTAATATGTTTTGTGCATTAATTAAATCAAGATAATCATAATACAAATTATTAAATACATAATTAATGTCGGGATAACTGTCTCCAAAAGTTACAGAGAAATTCAGAATGCAATGTACATTTGAGAAATTTCACACATTTGTAATTGGTATCACCTaagatattaattttatttaatgttAGGAGCATGTGGATTGAGGTGAGAAAGTGAGGGGGCGGCTGTTTCAGCATTCCTATTTTAAGGTTGACTTCATTTTGCAGTCCCTCAATtcaggtattttcaatttcttttattcCTACTTGCATTATCTATATAAATGTTCTATTCTTCAATTattctaataaaattttattctatccccaacttaattgtaaaataatttaaaataataataataatattattattatttttacacaataaattattttattaagagGACACTTTTTGTCTTTTTATAATTCTATATTAAAACAATACATATTATAAACActtaaaccaaaatttcaatttatttattataaacttttaataaatattcataatctaATTTAGCATAAATGAGACGATGTAATTGTTTATTTTGTATTATGGGACGGTGGGTTCTAGCTGCAATGTAACCAGGATTCAAGTTTAGATTCAATGACCAAATCTATTGTGATCTTAAAATTGTGGGGCAATTTATCTATCTTGGTTTTGACTCTGCAAAGTCATATATATGTTAAATGAATCATTTCTTAATTTAGAAAGAGGCATGAGGTAGGCCAATCACTAACATCTTTTTATACAACACATTACCCAATAGGCAACAACTAACTGCCGGAAACCAAGCTGTACACACTCCCCTACAAAAACTTAGGTCAAGCAATTTGCAATATTATGATAATAAATATGAAAGATGtttacaataaaaaataaatgattttaagAGTATTCTATAAATAAGTTATAGAAAAAttagaaatatattatattataatattattttattttattatcaattaaaataatactcAATCACTCTTTTATGTTATTATTGTTCAAATATGATTTGATATTTTTTAACCACAATTAGAGTTTTACATGTATAATTATACTAAATTAAAGTTAATGTATAATTTTAGATATAAATATTTCTATCTCTATGAAGGtgaattttgatttaaattgatATATAACTAAAATGATAATTAATTGAAAGTAATAAGTGTAACATTgttatgattttatttatttaaaattttatttttactaataatataaaaataaaaattataatatttaaaatttaataataacaaaatcCAAAGTGTTGATGGGATGGAGAACTTACATTTACTCATAGATTTTGTgtatgcattttttttttttctctcaaacttTATTTAGTATTTCAATTGTTAAATCCAACTAAGATGAGGTAAAGATAATATCATAATACtaacaatattaaaaaaaattatgtatgCATTTTTTTATGATGATTGGTAATTATTTAGCTATgtttcaattaaatattttaaaatgcttccatcttttatttttttaataaatgatgtTGTTTTATTCTAACAAACTATGTTAACATATATGCATcaattattttaatcattttcctCTAAAAATCTCCTTAACTTTGTTTTTCTTAATCATTTTAGAAGcttctttaaaattataatttttaagagGGTTTATCACTATATTAGCATAAAATTTTATGATTTCTAGAAggaacaaaattgaattttaaattttaagagaGTTAAAAAGTAATTTCACCACTGAATTAACTTAAATTTTTACAATTATTGAAGGGACTAAAGTAAAAACTTTCCCTGCCCCCCTTCAACGCCGCCCATGAGTATATATAGTTTCTTTTATCACGTGGATTTAGTTATGCTTGTAGTCCTTATACTCCTAgcacatttaaaatttaatccttcaACTTTTAATTTAAGAATTTAGTCCTAACTATTTTGATCTAATAATTAAATTTCAGTTTATAGGATTCCATTGAATTGGATTATGCaacttttttaaaataaaataatctaaagatGTGTGGAAGCCATGTAAGAAAAAAAGAATTGACTTTCACTCTTTTTCTCTAAAATGGTGCTTAAAAACTTACAACCCCTTATtcaaacactttttttttttttttttgctttgctTATTTGGCATTCTctgtatgtaagttggtatgatgcTCCAATTTAACAAAAATCCTTTTACCGCATTATCAATTAGACTTCAATTATTAAATCATAAGAgcaaaagaattaaaagtataaggactaaattttaaatttttaaagaatatAAGGACTGAGAGCATAATTAGACCTGCCACGTGCATTGCAGGTAAATTTAAGCtcttaattcttttattattattattaattatacatttatttcatttaatcaatataagaaatcattatttaaaaatatttattcatttcatgtaaTTAATATAAGTAGTTGCTatttaatgataattaaatatataaaatattcaatagtaaaataatctaaaattctaattaaaataattgtaaaatgttaaaatttatgtttcaatttttatttattttttcttattatttaataAGTGTGCATAATAATTCATAAATGATTTTTTCTGCCCTTGAACTATAAAAACTACATtgtcagaaaataattttaatattacaaattacaaattataaatataaatataaataccataattaaatttaaattggtggatttcattattatttttacccAATGGCATAAGAAGGAATGAATTGTATAGATGTAATATGATTTAAACTTAGATCTACGAGTGTTGAGGGATTTTCAATTCTTTAGGGTGAAGTCTACAAAATCTTGTTTGTCTAGAGTTAGCTCAAGTATTATTGTGCTATAGGTTAGGTTAGAGGGAGTCAGGGAGGTAGAGCCCTAGCcttcttaaaatgaaaaaattacgcTTAGatcctttaaaatttatgaaattataagttatctatgataaaattgtaatttaacctcataaaatgatatttttatttagtctttataaaaattataaatacataagctaatataatgataaaattactttTTAACTCTAAGCCTTTGTGCTTAGGAGTTTGAGCGTTGAGATGTGCAAACTCTTCACTTTACTATGATCTTGCTTGTTCAAGCATTTGACAAGGTACTCCCACAATGTGAACTTACTATCTCTTCAAATACTTGGGTGTTTTAGTAGAGGCAGGAGCAAGGCCAAAGCCAAAAAAAGTTTGTGGGCTATAATTgaattatgtatttttataagagctaaaatataatttcatcattgtattagtttaaatttttataatttttaaaaaactaaattaaaattttataattttttgcaaGCCAAACTATAATTTGACAATTTTATAAATCCTAGAAGGTGAAAAGTGATATTTTCCAATTTTAGGAGGGAAATAAAACCCTGATGAAGAATAATATCGTGACTCTAAACAGTAAATTTCACAAACTTCTTTGGATAAAATCGAAAATCATGCAACAGAACTGTAAGTTGCATGAACTAGTTGTACTAAATCCAAATTAATGGAATAAAGattttgaaatcaatttagaGATAAACAATAAAAGTCGGTTCAAGTAGTACCGAACTGGTTCGTTGATAACGAAATCTAGTTTTTCATTTGGGCGGAGATTGAGTCTAATTTTTTAAAGAAAGTCAGCAACATTTCTTTAATGTTACGTATCACTAATTCTCGATTCATTGAGGGATAGGCGGTAAAACAGCCCTCACAGATACAAGGGGCGGACTATCCTCCAACTCTAACCCGCCCAAcatttcatttcacattaacaatttttacatttttttaattaataatagatGCAAGCCTTAACACCCCCCTCCTCGTCTATATAAGTAAATCAAATCCAGGGTTAGGCCATGCAACAAATATTGCAACAAATTCCTATCTATAACGCCAGATATATTTGCATTTCCCAGCAGAAATTAATGGCACACCAGTCAGCTGCTATGAAGCTACCCGCCATTGATCTTTTTGATGAGAATTCCAAGCCTGGTACTCAGGCTTGGATCTCCAAATGCAAAGACGTTCGAGTGGCGTTCGAGCAATACGGGTGCTTCTTAGCAACATTTGACAGAGTTTCTTTACAAAATCAGGATGATGTATTCCTCTCTTTGCAACAATTGTTCCATCTTCCTACACAAATTAAGGTTCAAAACACTTCTGATAAACCTTATTTTGGTTACTTTCAACACCCTTCCATGCCTCTCTCTGAAAGCATGGGCATTGATAACCCCACCATTCTCCAAGCAACTCAAAGTTTCACCAATCTCATGTGGCCCAATGGGAACAACACTTTCTGGTATACTCTGATACACAGTCTCATTCTTTTCACAGTTCAAACCCCATATTTTGAGCATGATTTActaacagtttttttttttttttgaaaatggttAATCAGTGGGAGAATACATGCGTACGCGAAGCTGGTGTCGGAACTGGATCGAATGGTGAAAAAAATGGTGTTTGAAAGCTATGGTGTAGGGAAGTATTACGATTCCCACGTCAAATCTACTGAATATCTTCTTCGACTCATCAAATATAGGGTGCCCCATGAGGATGAGCGTGACTTAAATGGAAGTCCCGATCACACTGACAAGAGCTTCATCACCATACTTCATGATAATGATGTTGCAGGTCTACAGATAAAAACAAAGGATGGTGATTGGATTGGCGTTGAGCCCTCTGGTTCTATgttccttgtcatggctggcgATGCATTCTTGGTTAGTTCCTGCTCAtaattctttcttcttcttctttttgttttatcaagatacaataataagtaaaaatataaCTATAGTTTAAGTAAAATGAATCAAATCAAACAAGTTTAAGATTAGGTGTTAATGAAAATTTTCATCTTTAGCGATAAAATACAAATGAAGTTTTCTTGAATATTTAGACAAGTTGTTGATTCAAATTGAAAGGATGATGGAAATTAACGAATGGGATTGTTATGTTGAATAGGCATGGAGCAATGGAAGAATACACTCTCCAATCCATCGTGTGAAAGTGGAAGCTGAAAAGGAAAGATATAGCCTTGCATTCTTCTCTTTTAGTGGGGAGATTATAGAAACGCCCAAGGAGCTTGTGGATGAGGCTCATCCATTGCTGTTTAAGCCCTTTCATAATATGGACATGCTTCGCCTATATTCCCTTGAAAATGTTCAGAAATATGTTGACTTTATTTCCCAAGCCAAATGCGGAGCATGACCTGACCAGCTTTATGTTATACACATCCACAGATCTTTTCTTCGAGGAATTAAAAGGGCTTGACGACATCTAATAAAGGGGGTCCTATATTGTTTTTTTAAATGTCTAAACTTGTTAATAAGTCAATTATCTTCTTTGAGTACATTGGCGTTTTCGTGCCAGAATTCCTCTccttcccccccccccccttctTTTCATGCTCTCCAATAATCTTTTGACGCATGGATATAATAGTTTACATTTAACAAAATCTTATCCTTACTCTAAATTCCATTTAcaactaattaaataaataattctcTTGTAACATCCCTTACAGGATCCGGTTACAAGACCCAAGCTACAAGATGCTATAGTTGTGAACAAAACaatatcatacatattcatcaagaaCATTCAATAAATCAATAAATACAAGTCAAGTCTTTTGTTTAACATGCATTACAAACAAAAACTGAGTCTCAATCAAGCTTACGAAAGCTATTAAACTGACTTGGAATCAATCTAGAACTATTTTGAAACTTCTACAAAAAGAAAGGTATAAATTTTGCACATAGTCtaccacacggatgtgtggtcaggccgtgtaatccagggtcacacgatcgtgtaacTAACTAGGACCGTTTGAAACCAAAATCATCTTGAACAAACAGTGCACACGATTGTGTCACCtacctgtgtgtgacacacaaccgtgtggcaGACTGTGTGCAGTATATATAACCTTTTTTGTGCAAGGAACATACCAATCCTACAAGGTGACCTAAATTGCCATTCATACCATTCAAACCTAATCCAAAACACATACATGTCAAAGCTAAAACATCCATCTACATAACCATCTaaacattcaaccaatatgccctcattggcaccaacatatattcaaacTCAACAATGTCAAACCACAAGCACTTGTTAATTCATAGGCATAACATCATTCAAATTTTGTCATTTCTTTTAAGCTTCAAAGTACAAGTTTGACATCAAACCGAATgtcacataccaaaacatattccTTCACTTAACAAAGCCAGaacatcctatgtacatgccataaGTAACTAAGTTCAAAACATCAAAGTCTACCAAATTGAGAAACGACAGGTGTGGGCTTCTTGTTGATCTGATCAATAAGTTTCGAATGTCCAAAATCTACAGAAAAGTAGTAacacaagtatttaaaatacttaataagctTATACAATATAAATATTTGCTTACCTCAATTTCTTAtcacatacaaaaatcattaTGTAATACAAATACACCTATCAAGAATTCAAACAACATCATTAACATATAAGGTTTTGAGCTCAAACATATCTATAATCTCATTTGTTCACATTTTTCCTTTCAAACCAAATTATATCTTATTTCCAAATCATATAATCTTTGCCAACATTCAATGACATATCACCACATTTTCATTTACAATATTACTAGATGAAACTTCGTAAAGGAACTCCGTACATAGGTGAAGGTAATAGTACCTGGTTATCTATTTGGGTTAAACTAGAGACCCGCTCGAAAAATGGGAggatttgagtaaaaatataggctcgaaaaatgggcttggacaaaaacgaggcccgtttagaaaatgggcaGACCTCGGTAAGATTTTTTTGGCCGGGACGAGGCCTACCCTaccgattttaata
The Gossypium arboreum isolate Shixiya-1 chromosome 10, ASM2569848v2, whole genome shotgun sequence genome window above contains:
- the LOC108488824 gene encoding probable 2-oxoglutarate-dependent dioxygenase AOP1, which translates into the protein MQQILQQIPIYNARYICISQQKLMAHQSAAMKLPAIDLFDENSKPGTQAWISKCKDVRVAFEQYGCFLATFDRVSLQNQDDVFLSLQQLFHLPTQIKVQNTSDKPYFGYFQHPSMPLSESMGIDNPTILQATQSFTNLMWPNGNNTFCGRIHAYAKLVSELDRMVKKMVFESYGVGKYYDSHVKSTEYLLRLIKYRVPHEDERDLNGSPDHTDKSFITILHDNDVAGLQIKTKDGDWIGVEPSGSMFLVMAGDAFLAWSNGRIHSPIHRVKVEAEKERYSLAFFSFSGEIIETPKELVDEAHPLLFKPFHNMDMLRLYSLENVQKYVDFISQAKCGA